A single window of Streptomyces aquilus DNA harbors:
- a CDS encoding MFS transporter codes for MRPTPTDQPARTASGAVVPVLAFAGIVVAVMQTLLVPVIKDLPQLLDTAPSNATWVLTSTLLSGAVATPIMGRLGDLYGKRRMLIASLSVMVIGALVSALTSDLLVMIAGRTLQGFAMGAIPLGIGLMRDMLPREKLGSAMALMSSSIGVGGGLALPLAALIAQHADWHALFYGAAGLGALSIVLTLLVVPESTMRAEGTFDLLGALGLSTGLVLFLLPITKGSDWGWTSGTTLGLFAASAVVLVLWGVYELRAAAPLVDLRTTARPAVLFTNLASIMVGVSFYVVSLVLPQLLQLPKATGYGLGQSMVVAGLLVAPLGLTMMVTAPVYARLSAKYGPKFTLILGMLIIAIGYGAGLGLMSAAWQSLVIAVVLGAGIGLAYSSLPALIVGAVPASETGAANGLNTLMRSIGTSVSSAVIGMVLANTANTVNGVEIPTMHGFRVSFLIATGAVAIGLLMALFLPKPDRAPRLNASSEEDANLERAEEALRGFRGRVLGADGAPVARAKVTLIDRRGRQAGATLSEEDGSYALAVPAEGAYVLAAKASGHGPLASSATHAGDDSAVDVDLSLPGETVTA; via the coding sequence TCGTCCCCGTCATCAAGGACCTGCCGCAGCTGCTGGACACCGCCCCCAGCAACGCCACCTGGGTCCTGACCTCGACCCTTCTCTCCGGTGCCGTCGCCACCCCGATCATGGGCCGCCTCGGCGACCTGTACGGCAAGCGCCGCATGCTGATCGCCAGCCTCTCGGTCATGGTGATCGGCGCCCTCGTCAGCGCGCTCACCAGCGACCTGCTCGTGATGATCGCCGGCCGCACCCTCCAGGGCTTCGCCATGGGCGCGATCCCCCTCGGCATCGGCCTGATGCGCGACATGCTGCCCCGCGAGAAGCTCGGCTCGGCGATGGCCCTGATGAGTTCCTCCATCGGCGTCGGCGGCGGCCTCGCCCTCCCCCTCGCCGCCCTGATCGCCCAGCACGCCGACTGGCACGCCCTCTTCTACGGCGCCGCGGGCCTCGGCGCGCTCTCCATCGTGCTCACCCTGCTCGTCGTACCGGAATCGACGATGCGCGCGGAAGGCACCTTCGACCTCCTCGGCGCCCTCGGCCTCTCCACCGGCCTGGTCCTCTTCCTGCTGCCCATCACCAAGGGCAGCGACTGGGGCTGGACGTCCGGCACCACGCTCGGCCTGTTCGCCGCGTCCGCCGTCGTCCTCGTCCTGTGGGGCGTCTACGAGCTCCGCGCCGCGGCCCCCCTCGTCGACCTGCGCACCACGGCCCGCCCGGCGGTCCTCTTCACCAACCTGGCCTCGATCATGGTCGGTGTCTCGTTCTACGTCGTCTCGCTCGTCCTTCCCCAGCTGCTCCAGCTCCCGAAGGCCACGGGCTACGGCCTCGGCCAGTCCATGGTCGTCGCCGGTCTGCTGGTCGCCCCGCTGGGCCTGACGATGATGGTCACGGCGCCCGTCTACGCCCGCCTCTCCGCGAAGTACGGCCCCAAGTTCACCCTCATCCTCGGCATGCTGATCATCGCGATCGGCTACGGCGCGGGCCTCGGCCTGATGAGCGCGGCCTGGCAGAGCCTGGTCATCGCGGTCGTGCTCGGCGCGGGCATCGGTCTCGCGTACTCCTCCCTCCCCGCCCTGATCGTCGGCGCGGTGCCCGCGTCGGAGACGGGCGCGGCGAACGGCCTCAACACGCTGATGCGGTCCATCGGCACGTCGGTGTCCAGCGCCGTCATCGGCATGGTCCTCGCCAACACCGCGAACACCGTGAACGGCGTCGAGATCCCCACGATGCACGGCTTCCGCGTCTCCTTCCTCATCGCGACGGGCGCGGTCGCGATCGGCCTGCTGATGGCCCTGTTCCTCCCCAAGCCCGACCGTGCCCCGCGGCTCAACGCGAGCAGCGAGGAGGACGCGAACCTGGAGCGTGCGGAGGAGGCTCTGCGAGGCTTTCGGGGGCGGGTCCTCGGCGCCGACGGTGCTCCCGTCGCGCGGGCGAAGGTGACGCTCATCGACCGGCGGGGGCGGCAGGCGGGAGCCACGCTGTCCGAGGAGGACGGGAGCTATGCGCTTGCCGTGCCGGCGGAGGGGGCGTACGTGCTCGCGGCGAAGGCCTCCGGGCATGGGCCGCTTGCTTCTTCGGCCACGCATGCGGGGGATGACAGTGCCGTGGACGTGGATCTTTCGTTGCCCGGTGAGACTGTGACCGCGTAG